From the Streptomyces sp. NBC_00654 genome, the window ATGCCCTCGTCGACGCGCACGAACGCACCGAAGGGAACGAGCTTGGTGACCTTACCCGGGACGACCTGACCGATCTGGTGCGTCCGGGCGAACTGCTGCCACGGGTCTTCCTGCGTCGCCTTGAGCGACAGGGAGACGCGCTCGCGGTCCATGTCGACGTCGAGAACCTCGACGGTGACTTCCTGGCCGACCTCGACAACCTCGGAGGGGTGGTCGATGTGCTTCCAGGAGAGCTCGGAGACGTGCACGAGACCGTCGACGCCACCCAGGTCCACGAAGGCACCGAAGTTGACGATCGAGGAGACGACGCCGGAGCGGACCTGACCCTTCTGCAGGGTCGTGAGGAACGTCTGGCGAACCTCCGACTGGGTCTGCTCGAGCCAGGCACGGCGGGACAGGACCACGTTGTTGCGGTTCTTGTCCAGCTCGATGATCTTCGCCTCGAGCTCCTTGCCCACGTAGGGCTGGAGGTCGCGGACACGACGCATCTCGACGAGCGACGCCGGGAGGAAGCCGCGGAGGCCGATGTCGAGGATGAGACCACCCTTGACGACCTCGATGACGGTACCGGTGACGATGCCGTCTTCTTCCTTGATCTTCTCGATGGTGCCCCAGGCACGCTCGTACTGAGCGCGCTTCTTCGAGAGGATCAGGCGGCCTTCCTTGTCCTCCTTCTGGAGAACCAGGGCCTCGATCTCGTCGCCGACCTTGACGACCTCGTTCGGGTCGACGTCGTGCTTGATCGAGAGCTCGCGGCTCGGGATGACGCCTTCGGTCTTGTAACCGATGTCGAGGAGAACCTCGTCCCGGTCAACCTTGACGATGACACCGTCAACGATGTCGCCGTCGTTGAAGTACTTGATCGTCTCGTCGATCGCCGCGA encodes:
- the rpsA gene encoding 30S ribosomal protein S1, translated to MTSSTETTATTPQVAVNDIGDADAFLAAIDETIKYFNDGDIVDGVIVKVDRDEVLLDIGYKTEGVIPSRELSIKHDVDPNEVVKVGDEIEALVLQKEDKEGRLILSKKRAQYERAWGTIEKIKEEDGIVTGTVIEVVKGGLILDIGLRGFLPASLVEMRRVRDLQPYVGKELEAKIIELDKNRNNVVLSRRAWLEQTQSEVRQTFLTTLQKGQVRSGVVSSIVNFGAFVDLGGVDGLVHVSELSWKHIDHPSEVVEVGQEVTVEVLDVDMDRERVSLSLKATQEDPWQQFARTHQIGQVVPGKVTKLVPFGAFVRVDEGIEGLVHISELAERHVEIPEQVVQVNDEIFVKVIDIDLERRRISLSLKQANESFGGDPASVEFDPTLYGMAASYDDQGNYIYPEGFDPETNDWLEGFEAQREVWETQYAEAQQRFEQHQAQVIKSREADEAAAAEGAAAPAGSAPAASGGTGGGGSYSSESADNSGALASDEALAALREKLAGGQS